Proteins from a genomic interval of Nostoc sp. TCL240-02:
- a CDS encoding glycoside hydrolase family 10 protein has protein sequence MKNRKEFHEKANFQIKKAGFFILSFNFLILNSFSILPVTAATEEPVLSVVQSQENANQWTGITDRLQTIGMKYCVIPLSDVKSSADWGDRRVLFLPNVETLTPTQAIALEEWMSKGGRLIASGPVGSLSSAGVRQLLRSLLGGYWGFSLSDIEQIKPTKTKIPEWANQTELFGKVRGGVVIPNDMGTESPAVWNSKDNPAAVVTTERTTFLGWRWGTDTASAAELDNAWLKASINHYLTALAPSNRMKKVAGGSPNCSTTVAAAPRGQGVGEQGAGGRGAGEQGSRGAEGQRSSSSPLSPPPKTATAPIPRALPIVKPPTSQEAIDQLEQAVRLDVAPNSNEPIDSNQAIALQQELENLIGRVESAHLAVLADVVKEGVGISEGKQTSRHLETYNSQSVKDQPIQLASTKLGGLATSKDQALAQVRVIAKNLPQLIAQKNYALARQQWLAAKTILWQQFPVDQRVAQPEIRAVWLDRGTIVRAGSKAGLAQIFDRLAQTGINTVFFETVNAGYTIYPSQVAKEQNPLIHGWNPLEDAVKLAHERDMELHAWVWTFAAGNQRHNEIINLNPNYPGPVLAAHPDWANYDNLGNMIPVGQTKPFFDPANPEVRQYLLKLYEEIVTRYDVDGLQLDYIRYPFQDPSAGRIYGYGKAARGQFQQLTGVDPINISPSQLELWQKWTTFRTEQVDSFVAKVSEQLRQKRPNLILSVAVFPLPEQERIQKIQQNWETWARRGDVDLIVPMTYALDTSRFQRLAQPWIASKQLGATLLVPGIRLLSLPTIGTFDQLQLVRDLPVSGYALFAAENFNNELQKLFISTQGRVQSTKSEPIPHRQPFQTAAIRYTALQREWKFVFQNNPPERPAQTISDFNNQAEVLRTALNQLAASPSPSNLLVAKASLTRFQSQFRVLMSQEIKSNSYQVKVWENRLVTIERLLRYGERRVQLHL, from the coding sequence GTGAAGAATCGGAAAGAGTTTCATGAAAAGGCAAATTTTCAAATAAAGAAAGCCGGATTCTTCATTTTAAGTTTTAACTTTTTAATTTTAAATAGTTTTAGTATTTTGCCAGTCACGGCGGCGACTGAAGAACCTGTATTGAGCGTAGTACAAAGCCAAGAAAATGCGAATCAATGGACAGGAATAACTGACCGCTTGCAGACAATAGGGATGAAATATTGTGTAATTCCCCTAAGCGATGTCAAGAGTAGTGCAGATTGGGGCGATCGCCGGGTATTATTTTTGCCCAACGTCGAGACGCTAACCCCAACCCAAGCGATCGCTCTCGAAGAATGGATGAGTAAGGGAGGGCGCTTGATTGCTAGCGGCCCCGTGGGTAGTTTGTCATCAGCAGGAGTGCGGCAGTTATTGCGATCGCTCTTGGGAGGTTATTGGGGATTCAGCCTCAGTGACATAGAACAGATCAAGCCCACAAAAACCAAAATCCCAGAATGGGCAAATCAAACTGAACTCTTTGGCAAAGTACGCGGCGGCGTTGTGATTCCTAATGATATGGGCACTGAATCTCCTGCTGTTTGGAATTCCAAAGATAATCCAGCCGCAGTAGTGACAACCGAGCGTACCACCTTTTTGGGCTGGCGCTGGGGAACAGATACAGCCTCAGCCGCCGAATTAGATAATGCCTGGTTAAAAGCTTCTATAAATCACTATTTGACAGCGCTAGCGCCATCGAATCGGATGAAAAAAGTAGCAGGAGGTTCCCCAAACTGCTCTACAACAGTAGCGGCTGCACCAAGGGGGCAGGGGGTAGGGGAGCAGGGGGCAGGGGGCAGGGGAGCAGGGGAGCAGGGGAGCAGAGGGGCAGAGGGGCAGAGGAGTAGTTCATCTCCCTTATCTCCTCCTCCCAAAACTGCCACTGCTCCCATACCGAGAGCGCTTCCTATAGTTAAACCACCAACTTCGCAAGAGGCCATTGACCAGCTGGAACAGGCGGTGCGTCTAGATGTTGCACCCAACTCCAATGAGCCGATTGACAGCAATCAAGCGATCGCTCTCCAACAAGAGCTAGAAAATCTCATTGGCCGGGTGGAAAGCGCTCATTTAGCGGTGTTAGCCGATGTGGTTAAGGAAGGCGTTGGCATATCTGAGGGAAAACAGACCTCCAGGCATCTGGAAACCTACAACTCTCAATCTGTCAAGGATCAGCCAATACAATTAGCCTCAACTAAATTGGGTGGGTTAGCCACAAGTAAAGACCAAGCCTTGGCACAAGTAAGGGTAATTGCCAAAAACTTACCACAATTGATTGCCCAAAAAAACTATGCTCTAGCTCGTCAGCAGTGGCTGGCAGCAAAGACGATTTTGTGGCAGCAGTTCCCTGTCGATCAAAGAGTGGCTCAACCAGAAATTCGGGCAGTTTGGTTAGATAGGGGGACAATTGTTCGTGCTGGTAGCAAGGCGGGACTAGCCCAGATTTTTGATCGCCTAGCCCAAACTGGGATTAATACTGTCTTCTTTGAAACCGTTAATGCTGGCTATACTATTTATCCCAGCCAAGTTGCAAAAGAGCAAAACCCCTTAATTCATGGGTGGAACCCACTAGAAGATGCGGTGAAATTAGCCCATGAGCGCGACATGGAATTACACGCTTGGGTTTGGACTTTTGCTGCTGGCAATCAACGGCATAATGAGATTATCAACCTTAATCCAAATTATCCAGGACCAGTACTAGCGGCTCATCCCGATTGGGCAAACTACGATAATCTTGGCAACATGATCCCCGTTGGTCAGACTAAGCCATTCTTTGACCCAGCCAACCCCGAAGTACGGCAATACTTACTCAAACTGTACGAGGAAATCGTTACTCGTTATGATGTGGATGGTCTACAGCTAGACTACATTCGCTACCCCTTTCAAGACCCATCAGCAGGTCGAATTTATGGCTATGGCAAAGCTGCAAGAGGGCAGTTTCAGCAACTTACTGGTGTAGATCCGATAAATATTTCTCCCAGCCAACTAGAACTATGGCAAAAGTGGACAACATTTCGGACTGAGCAAGTTGATAGCTTTGTTGCGAAAGTTTCAGAGCAGTTGCGACAAAAACGACCGAATTTGATTTTGTCGGTTGCAGTATTTCCTTTGCCAGAACAAGAGCGGATTCAGAAAATTCAACAAAACTGGGAAACTTGGGCAAGGCGAGGAGATGTGGATTTAATCGTTCCCATGACTTATGCTCTAGATACTTCTCGCTTCCAACGACTAGCCCAACCCTGGATAGCCTCTAAACAATTGGGAGCTACATTGTTAGTGCCGGGAATTCGCTTACTTTCTTTACCAACAATCGGGACGTTCGATCAACTCCAGTTAGTAAGAGACTTGCCAGTTAGTGGTTACGCACTCTTTGCCGCAGAGAATTTTAATAACGAACTACAAAAACTTTTTATTAGCACTCAAGGTAGAGTTCAATCTACAAAAAGTGAACCGATTCCTCACCGTCAACCTTTTCAAACTGCCGCCATCCGTTACACCGCGCTGCAACGAGAATGGAAGTTTGTTTTTCAAAATAACCCACCAGAAAGACCTGCCCAGACAATATCAGATTTTAACAACCAGGCAGAAGTTTTACGGACTGCTTTAAATCAGCTTGCTGCTTCTCCTTCTCCTAGTAATTTACTAGTGGCAAAAGCCTCTCTAACTCGCTTCCAGTCACAATTTCGGGTATTGATGAGCCAAGAAATTAAGTCGAATTCCTATCAAGTCAAAGTTTGGGAAAATCGGCTTGTAACTATAGAAAGACTATTGCGTTATGGCGAACGGCGGGTGCAGTTGCATCTCTAG
- a CDS encoding TIGR03279 family radical SAM protein: MNINPARITKVLPDSIAAEIGFEAGDAIVAINGTRPRDLIDYQFLCADEILELEVLDAAGKTHSLEIEKDYDQDLGLEFETALFDGLIQCNNRCPFCFIDQQPPGKRTSLYLKDDDYRLSFLYGSYLTLTNLPEREWQRIEQMRLSPLYVSVHATEADVRIRLLKNQRAGQILQQLKWFQKRRLQIHAQVVVCPGINDGKHLEKTLKDLTSFHTGEVPTVASVAVVPVGLTRFRPPEDELIPVTREKAQEVISQVQILSRQFRQKFGSSVVWLADEWFLIAGEELPSESEYEEYPQIDNGVGSIQLFIKQFATVAAELLPPKVYPQRKLTWVVGNAVEKAFQPILKRLNCVEGLEVNMRALCSDYWGQTISVTGLLTGHDLLLNLEGQDLGDGILLPNVMLKNGELVFLDDMSIEELAGRLNTKIFPIAGVEDLIKTCTYSSVKV; the protein is encoded by the coding sequence ATGAATATTAATCCTGCCCGAATTACCAAGGTTCTTCCCGACTCAATAGCCGCCGAGATTGGCTTTGAGGCTGGGGATGCGATCGTTGCAATCAATGGTACACGTCCCCGCGATTTAATTGATTATCAGTTTTTGTGTGCTGATGAAATTTTGGAACTAGAAGTTTTAGATGCTGCTGGTAAAACTCATAGTCTGGAAATTGAAAAAGATTACGATCAAGACTTGGGGCTAGAATTTGAAACAGCCCTATTTGATGGCTTAATTCAGTGTAATAATCGCTGTCCATTTTGCTTTATCGATCAACAGCCACCTGGTAAACGCACCAGCTTGTATTTGAAAGACGACGATTATCGTCTAAGCTTTTTGTACGGTTCTTATCTTACCCTGACCAATTTGCCAGAAAGAGAATGGCAGCGAATTGAGCAAATGCGCTTGTCTCCATTATATGTTTCTGTTCATGCGACAGAAGCTGATGTGAGAATTAGACTATTAAAAAATCAGCGTGCCGGACAAATTTTACAACAACTCAAATGGTTTCAAAAAAGGCGATTACAAATTCATGCTCAAGTTGTAGTTTGTCCTGGTATAAATGATGGCAAACATCTAGAAAAAACTCTTAAAGATTTAACGTCTTTTCATACTGGTGAAGTCCCTACGGTGGCATCAGTGGCAGTTGTGCCAGTTGGGTTGACACGGTTTCGCCCTCCAGAAGATGAACTTATACCTGTAACTAGAGAAAAAGCTCAAGAAGTGATTTCTCAAGTGCAAATACTCTCACGGCAATTTCGCCAAAAATTTGGTTCTAGCGTTGTTTGGTTAGCCGATGAGTGGTTTTTAATTGCAGGTGAAGAATTACCCAGCGAGTCTGAATATGAAGAATATCCCCAAATTGATAACGGAGTTGGTTCGATTCAACTATTTATCAAGCAATTTGCCACCGTTGCAGCAGAATTACTCCCGCCAAAAGTATATCCTCAAAGAAAATTGACCTGGGTAGTGGGCAACGCCGTAGAAAAAGCATTTCAACCAATTTTGAAACGCTTAAATTGTGTTGAGGGTTTAGAGGTCAATATGCGGGCTTTATGTAGTGATTATTGGGGACAAACTATCAGTGTAACCGGATTATTAACTGGCCATGATTTACTTCTAAATTTAGAAGGTCAAGATTTAGGTGATGGTATTTTGCTCCCCAATGTCATGTTAAAAAATGGGGAATTGGTATTTTTAGATGATATGAGTATTGAGGAATTAGCTGGAAGACTAAATACAAAAATTTTCCCCATAGCAGGAGTTGAAGATTTAATCAAAACATGCACATACAGTTCTGTTAAGGTTTAA
- a CDS encoding undecaprenyl-diphosphate phosphatase has protein sequence MEFIQAFILGIVQGITEFLPISSTAHLLIFTKIFGWKELGSKDFVDAIQFGSVIAIVGYFWSLITNIIKGGIEAFKDKDWQREEWKILVGIVVGTLPALVFGFLLKDILPESALIIAIMSIIMALLLALAEKIGTRKRGFDSLQIRDGILVGLGQTLALIPGVSRSGSTLTTALFLGLERDTAAKFSFLLGFPTLTIATLYKSLKIFKSFQAHELPDNIVGLLIVGIISTFIFSYLSIAFLIKYLATKNTLVFVWYRLAFGSAILAAIASGWKG, from the coding sequence ATGGAGTTTATTCAAGCTTTTATTTTGGGTATTGTTCAAGGTATTACAGAGTTTTTGCCAATTAGTAGCACTGCACATCTTCTGATTTTTACCAAGATATTTGGTTGGAAAGAGTTAGGTTCTAAAGATTTTGTCGATGCCATTCAATTTGGCAGTGTTATCGCAATTGTGGGTTATTTCTGGTCGCTGATTACTAATATTATCAAAGGTGGAATCGAAGCATTTAAAGATAAAGATTGGCAACGTGAGGAGTGGAAAATTCTTGTGGGGATTGTAGTAGGAACTCTACCTGCCTTGGTTTTCGGCTTTCTTTTGAAAGACATTCTACCGGAAAGTGCATTAATTATTGCCATTATGTCAATCATCATGGCACTGTTACTAGCTTTAGCAGAAAAAATTGGTACTCGCAAGCGAGGTTTTGATTCATTGCAGATTCGAGATGGGATTTTAGTTGGCTTGGGACAAACACTTGCTTTAATTCCCGGCGTTTCTCGTTCTGGATCAACGTTGACAACTGCCTTATTTTTAGGATTGGAACGCGATACAGCAGCGAAATTCTCATTTTTGTTAGGCTTTCCAACTCTTACCATTGCAACGCTGTATAAAAGTTTGAAAATATTCAAATCATTTCAAGCCCACGAGTTGCCAGATAACATTGTGGGACTGTTAATTGTAGGGATTATTTCAACCTTTATTTTTTCCTACCTATCAATTGCATTCTTAATCAAATACTTAGCAACCAAAAACACTCTGGTTTTTGTTTGGTATAGATTAGCATTCGGTAGCGCAATTTTAGCTGCGATCGCATCAGGTTGGAAAGGATAA